A single window of Flavobacteriales bacterium DNA harbors:
- a CDS encoding metal-dependent hydrolase has protein sequence MKITYYGHACFSLETGDTRILVDPFISPNPLAKAIDVTTIQADYILISHGHEDHVADALAIAKRTGAMLISNYEIVNWFAAQGIKHTHPMNLGGSKTFPFGRVKYVNAVHSSGLPDGTYGGNPGGFVIETDEGTVYYSGDTALTMDMQLISRNHKVNLALLPIGDNFTMGVDDALVCAEMVGCRKILGLHYDTFPYIVINHEEARGKAKAKQIELLLPAIGESVNVTN, from the coding sequence ATGAAGATCACTTACTACGGACATGCATGCTTCTCCCTGGAGACCGGCGATACCCGTATACTGGTTGATCCCTTCATTTCACCCAACCCGCTGGCAAAAGCCATTGACGTGACCACCATCCAAGCCGATTACATCCTCATCTCCCACGGACATGAAGACCATGTGGCCGATGCATTGGCCATCGCCAAGCGCACCGGCGCCATGCTGATTTCCAATTACGAGATCGTGAACTGGTTCGCTGCACAGGGCATCAAACATACCCACCCCATGAACCTCGGCGGAAGCAAAACGTTTCCTTTCGGCAGGGTGAAGTATGTGAATGCCGTTCATTCCTCCGGACTACCCGATGGAACCTACGGGGGCAACCCCGGTGGGTTCGTGATCGAAACGGATGAAGGCACCGTCTACTATTCCGGAGATACGGCCCTTACCATGGACATGCAGCTGATCAGCCGCAACCACAAGGTAAACCTGGCCTTGCTGCCCATCGGCGACAACTTCACCATGGGCGTTGATGATGCACTGGTGTGTGCCGAAATGGTGGGATGCAGGAAAATACTCGGACTCCACTACGACACGTTTCCCTATATCGTCATCAACCATGAGGAGGCGCGCGGGAAAGCCAAAGCCAAACAAATCGAACTGCTTTTGCCCGCCATCGGGGAAAGCGTTAACGTTACAAATTAG
- a CDS encoding PUR family DNA/RNA-binding protein — protein MEDFEKDQKQNQEEIYSKVVRAGKRTYFFDVKSTRSNDYYLTITESKRRFSNDDNKFFYEKHKLFLYKEDFDKFKEGLAETILKIQALQEENPVQETHDREPSENGHRKEEHASSSVNAFSDVSFEDLGKEHEEEVAEETSRH, from the coding sequence ATGGAAGATTTTGAAAAGGACCAGAAGCAGAACCAGGAAGAAATTTATTCCAAGGTGGTAAGGGCAGGCAAAAGGACTTACTTCTTCGACGTGAAATCTACCAGATCAAACGATTACTACCTGACCATTACCGAAAGCAAGCGTCGTTTCAGCAACGACGACAACAAGTTCTTCTACGAGAAGCACAAACTCTTTTTGTATAAGGAAGATTTCGACAAGTTCAAGGAAGGGCTGGCCGAAACCATCCTGAAAATTCAGGCGCTTCAGGAAGAAAATCCTGTTCAGGAAACACATGACAGGGAGCCATCGGAAAACGGACACCGGAAAGAGGAACACGCTTCTTCTTCCGTGAATGCTTTTTCAGATGTGAGCTTTGAAGACCTGGGCAAAGAGCACGAGGAAGAAGTCGCAGAAGAAACTTCCCGTCACTAA
- a CDS encoding ABC transporter ATP-binding protein, with translation MRELRYLNTYFRKYKLRLLLGALFVAVSNVFAIFPAQIIRHAFDLVGDTISTYRLFNGFGLQADLYESLAWVLLLFGGMIVGMALLKGLFMFFMRQTLIIMSRLIEFDLKNEIFAHYQKLDLAFYKRNNTGDLMNRISEDVSRVRMYIGPAIMYSINLLCIFIFVVSTMVSVNAELTMYVLMPLPVLSVIIYFVSNQINKRSEVVQRRLSTLSTFVQESFSGIRVLKAYVREDEWNKRFGDQAQSYMTESLKLVTVNALFMPAMTLLIGLSTVITIYVGSMEALAGRVSLGNIAEFVIYVNLLTWPFTAVGWVTSIIQRAAASQQRINEFLKTEPEIRNTGTLLMPEHAGIEFSHVTFTYPDSGITALQNMSFRIKAGESLAITGRTGSGKSTLAHLLCRLYEPDEGRILVGGTDIREMNRDALRSNMGYVPQDVFLFSDTIGNNIAFGLKDTQAGNAKEKLQHAARQAGVYDNIMEFREGFETRIGERGITLSGGQKQRVSIARAIVREPRILIFDDCLSAVDTETEEAILRNLKKVMETNTSIIISHRVSSLKNADRILVLDQGAIVEEGSHDELIAKGGEYFTLYQKQLREDRQRNLSDAT, from the coding sequence ATGCGGGAGCTTAGATATCTCAATACATATTTTCGCAAGTACAAACTCAGGCTGTTGCTGGGTGCCCTCTTCGTTGCCGTATCCAATGTATTCGCCATCTTTCCCGCCCAGATCATCCGTCACGCGTTCGACCTGGTGGGCGATACCATCAGCACCTACCGGCTTTTTAACGGCTTCGGACTTCAGGCAGACCTGTACGAATCCCTGGCCTGGGTGCTGTTGCTGTTCGGAGGAATGATTGTTGGGATGGCATTGCTGAAAGGCCTCTTCATGTTCTTCATGCGTCAGACGCTGATCATCATGTCAAGGTTGATTGAGTTCGACCTTAAGAATGAAATTTTTGCCCACTACCAGAAACTCGACCTGGCCTTTTACAAACGCAACAACACCGGCGACCTGATGAACCGGATCAGCGAGGATGTCTCGCGCGTGCGCATGTACATAGGTCCGGCGATCATGTACTCCATCAACCTCCTATGCATTTTCATATTCGTGGTGAGCACAATGGTATCGGTGAATGCCGAACTGACCATGTATGTGCTGATGCCATTGCCTGTGTTATCGGTCATCATCTACTTCGTCAGCAACCAGATCAACAAACGCAGCGAGGTGGTACAGCGCAGGCTGTCTACCTTGTCCACCTTCGTACAGGAAAGCTTTTCCGGGATACGTGTACTCAAGGCCTATGTACGAGAAGACGAATGGAACAAACGGTTCGGCGACCAGGCGCAGTCGTACATGACCGAGTCGCTGAAACTGGTAACGGTGAATGCCTTGTTCATGCCGGCGATGACCTTGCTGATCGGGCTCAGTACGGTCATCACGATTTATGTAGGCAGCATGGAGGCATTGGCAGGAAGGGTATCATTGGGCAACATTGCCGAATTCGTGATTTATGTGAACCTGCTCACCTGGCCATTCACGGCGGTGGGCTGGGTAACTTCCATCATCCAGCGGGCGGCGGCATCGCAGCAACGGATCAACGAATTCCTGAAAACAGAACCTGAGATTCGCAACACAGGCACCCTGCTTATGCCGGAACACGCCGGAATCGAATTTTCTCATGTGACCTTCACCTACCCCGATTCGGGCATTACCGCATTGCAGAACATGTCCTTCCGGATCAAAGCCGGAGAATCCCTGGCCATTACAGGTCGCACGGGGTCGGGTAAATCCACGCTGGCCCACCTGCTGTGCCGCTTGTACGAGCCGGATGAAGGCCGGATCCTGGTGGGCGGAACCGACATCCGAGAGATGAACCGCGACGCACTCAGATCGAACATGGGTTATGTACCCCAGGATGTATTCCTGTTCTCCGACACGATCGGGAATAACATCGCGTTCGGATTGAAAGATACGCAGGCCGGTAATGCAAAGGAAAAACTGCAACATGCAGCACGTCAGGCAGGGGTATACGACAACATCATGGAGTTCAGGGAGGGTTTTGAAACACGCATCGGAGAAAGGGGCATTACATTGTCGGGCGGACAAAAACAACGGGTGTCGATTGCCCGCGCCATCGTGCGTGAACCGCGCATCCTGATCTTCGACGATTGCCTGTCGGCCGTAGACACGGAAACCGAAGAGGCCATCCTGCGGAACCTGAAAAAGGTCATGGAAACCAACACCTCCATCATCATCAGTCACCGGGTGTCTTCACTGAAAAACGCCGATCGCATCCTCGTGCTCGACCAGGGAGCCATTGTAGAGGAAGGTTCGCACGACGAACTGATCGCAAAAGGCGGCGAATACTTCACGCTGTACCAAAAACAATTAAGGGAAGACAGGCAGCGGAATTTGTCCGACGCCACGTAA